Proteins from a single region of Congzhengia minquanensis:
- a CDS encoding TetR/AcrR family transcriptional regulator: MNTPNNKRRKESIDKIEKAFIVLLQTKELDNISVSEICKITSLNRSTFYSNYIDIYDLADKVCKHLEEEFLSLYANEIKTETRSNDFSRLFHHIKENQLFYKTYFKIGNINMNITGLDTEMAQKYFDMKYIDYHIEFFKSGLNAVLKKWLNSGCKESPEEITEVIKSEYSRKF; the protein is encoded by the coding sequence ATGAATACACCAAATAATAAAAGAAGAAAAGAAAGTATTGACAAAATAGAAAAGGCGTTCATAGTGCTATTGCAAACAAAAGAGCTTGATAACATTTCTGTTTCCGAGATTTGCAAAATTACAAGTCTAAACAGAAGTACATTCTATTCAAACTATATAGACATATACGATCTTGCTGATAAAGTGTGCAAACATCTTGAAGAAGAATTTTTATCATTGTATGCAAATGAAATTAAAACAGAAACACGAAGCAACGATTTTTCGCGTCTGTTTCATCATATAAAAGAAAATCAGCTATTTTATAAAACCTATTTCAAAATAGGAAATATCAATATGAATATTACAGGTTTAGATACCGAGATGGCTCAAAAATATTTTGATATGAAATATATTGACTATCACATAGAATTTTTTAAAAGCGGACTTAATGCAGTATTAAAAAAATGGCTGAACAGCGGTTGCAAAGAAAGTCCGGAAGAAATCACAGAGGTTATTAAAAGTGAATATAGCAGAAAATTCTAA